A stretch of DNA from Pagrus major chromosome 22, Pma_NU_1.0:
GCTCGGCCTTGACCTCAGTGCCTCTAACATCCTGTCTACGGCCCTGATGTTTAACCACAAGCTTTTTCCGTGTGATGAGCTGAGACTCCGCTCTCCGGGGCGGCCCGTGACAGCAAATCAAACGTACACGGATACAGCTCTGGGAGTGGCCAGACGACCGGATTGGACAACAGGACGTGAGTCGAGCTGTTTTGGGGTGAGGCGGTGCGTTCCGGGGTGCACAACTTTCTGCGTGTTTGCGCAGTTTCGCAGCGTTTCATCCAATGTGGATAAACCGGAACTGAGAGTCTGTGTGACTCGGGGCTTTGCAGGGGCGCTAGTTGAAATCTGCGTTTTATACCCGAGCAGGCCGCTGCACGGCGGAGTTGTCACGCAGTCGCCGTCTCATGTGCGGTTTACTCGTTGATGCGGGGAGAAAGTTGTGGACATGTTTTCCTGAAGCGCACGGCTTCACGGATACACACCGTGCAGCGCTGCTGAACTTCAGCGTTAAACCGAGCCTCTCCGGACTTTGGATTATGTTCTGCTGGGACCGTAAACTCGTCTGTTCGCCATATTGCGCGCTGTGAAACTCGAGGGAAAGTTGTCAAGAGTTATGACATTTGCTGCGCACAATCCCTTCATGGAGCTGCATGCAGTCGACTTTGATCGAAACCAAAGTGACTCCATGGAGCTGGCCATGGAGAGCTCCGCGCACCACTGATAAGGTACATACTTGTGTTTTTACTAACTCTTACTAATCCGCTATGTTACCCAACGGCACTCGGCTCCTCTGGCGCTTCCTCGTTGCTGGTTTTTAACATAACATCAGTGGCTATCGCTCGGCTGATTGCACGAGTCCCTTCGTTTCCTGTATTTCTTGTTGTGCCAAATGGCAGCTGCCCTGCAGGCGCCTCCTTGTTGCTGCCGCTTTCCAAAACTTCTCCGGCTCTCTGCCGTCCTCTCTGCACGCACCTGGACGTGATTATCGAAACATAGGTTAACCTCAGCAGCCtcgctgtctgtctgactgactgattttCAGCTGTACTCACTGGGCTGTTTTGCTTGCGTAGGCCTCGATTTCCTCTTTGCTGCACACGAGTTGAAAGACGACTCAAAACTTTTTGTATGCTTGTGCTAtttgagagaaaaacacagtgtcTAACCCCTCCTTTCTCTCACAAGGTCCGGCACCATAAAGTGGATGAGAAGAATGGACAGCAAGCCTCAGATTTGATTCTGGAAGGAGGGTTGCATGCTCCCCACCCTGCACTTTCCTCTGGGATTTATATTTCCTCCCAAATACCTCCTGTATACAGATTTAAACAAAGAATTGCTCAGCCGCAGGCAGTGAAAGCACACTACAGGGGCAATAACTGAGCGGTTTGCACGCTCGGAGATCAAGATTGAGAGCTCTGACTCCAATACTTTCCtaccttttttttataatattacTATGAGTCTTCCTCCTCAAGTTAATACTGACAAGAGCGGCAAGCATCGGGCTGCAGCCATGAAAGAGCCTGTGCAGCAGGACGTTTATTATGGCATCGGACCTCCGGCTTCAGAGTCGAGCCACAGTGACTCTGCTAGCGTCTCCGGTGTTTACAACCCAGAGAAGGGGCCCCAAAGTCTACCGCACTATCCACAGGCTGCTCCTGTAAAGTGGATGCACCAGGACTCCGTACAGGCCCCCGGCTGGTCTCAGGAGGCTCCTGTGCCAGCCTGGGGGCAGAACTTTGGCCCCTACATGAGCGGAGTGAACGTCAGGGGTCAGATGGCGTTCCACAAAGGAGTCCACGAGGGCGTAGCTCTGCCGATGGGGGGAGAGAATCAGCTGCCAGGAGCCCCCGTCGAGGCTTACAGAGATGCCACCCAGGGTCAAGTTCAGGGGAGGGGGCTCGAGTGGGAGCAGCACGCTGTGGCCGCGATGCACCAGGCTCAGCTGCAGGCCTATCAGCACGCCCACAAAGGTGTGGAGCACCAAGGGCAGCCCCACGGGCCTTCTCACACTCTGCAGCCGCCCATGTTGCAACCCTTCCAGGCAACATTTCGGCCCAGCAAGCAGCAGTTTTCATCCGGATATTACCCAGTTTTTCCGGGCAACAAGGGAGTGGCGAGCCTGCCATACGGCGAGCAGCCTAAAactcaacaacagctgctccaccagatgcagcagcaacaaatgcatcaccatcaccagcagcagcaacagcagcagcaacagcagctgcatcagcagcatcaacttcagttgcagcagcagcagcaacatttacagcaacagcagcagcagcaacaaatcCAACATCATCAAATGCAACAGCAACAAATGCAGCAAATGCAGCAACAGTAtcaccagcagcagctacagGAGCGTCAACAGCAAATTCAGCAAatgcaacaacagcagcagcaactgcAGCAACAAAACGTGCCGCAGCAAGAAACAACGCAACTACAGGTGCAaccaaaacagcaacaaaccCAAAACTTTGTGACCTATCAGTCTCCTGAGCCTCGTCCGCCCGACACTGTGCCTAAAAAGGAAGACTTCCAGTCAGTGGAGCCGCAGCAGGAACCAGACGCTCAAACCGATGTGTCACCAATTACCAACCCAGATCCTGAAAAGGTTGCCACAAATCCTGCAGAGCCTTCTGATTCACCTTTGGACACGCCAACGGCCGCACCTCGCCGCTCGCGTCGCCTTTCCAGAGACGGACAGTCCCCGCTGGGTCCCCCTTCGACAAACGTGTGGTCCCAAGCGTCCAAAGAGCCTCCACCGTCCCAGAATGGATTAGCAGGCGTCCGGGCGGTGAAAGGAGGGGAAAGCCAAGCGCCGACAGGAGGGGTCATCCAGATCACCAGTAGGAGAAGGAGGGCGTCGAAGGAGATCAACCTGGAGACTCTGGCCCAGCAGGCGTCAAAAATGGAGCCCGCTAAAATGGTCAGGGTTAAAACGAATCACTTTCTTGTTTACATAAGCCAATTTTACAATTTAAACACTTGCTTTAGGCCCAGGCTACTTGAGTAAGAAGGGCAGGATCAGCTAATTTGTGCACGTAAGAGCAAATTCTCTGATTTGGCAAAGTTGACAAGCAGCTGTACAAAGAGGAAGAACCCTGTTTCTATGCAGCACTTCCCTTTGGTTTACAAAACTCTCTCCTTAGGTCTGTTTACTTGATTTCTCCAGCTGTCACAGTCCTCGCTATGGCAGGCTGTTTTACGAGCGTGCACAGTCATGCTATAtagtacattttaatgcagcagACTTACGATTCCTCCTTTTTGGATTTGAAATTTTGCTCTCGTTTTATCGCCTTTACAAAGGTGATACTCTTAACCTTGTTATTCAGGATTTATACTGTTTACATTTTAGTGGCACACCCACTGCAACTGActtctttatttacttttaagCACCTTCGTTAAACAGACGAGcacaaaaacaagataaattCAGTTTTTCTTAGCACAGGGACGCTTAGCGCGCTGCCCTCGGGGGGGTTTATCAGGCTCGTCATAGGTTTTTGTGCAGAGCGGGCATGCTGGATGCACAGTTGGAGCAGCTGCATGTCTGCACACCTCCACATTCCTCAGGCTCTTTCCCAGTCATTCAGCAGAGCCAGGGAGGGGCCGAGCTGTCAACCTGAGCAGCTACGCTCCCTAACGCACACCAAACAGGTTTAATATTGCTGTTCACAACTCAGAGCTGTCGCATTGTGTTCAACAAGCAGCACTTCTCTGTGTAAGGACGTGACATTCAAACCGCCGTCCTCAGCTTTGTTTGAAGTTTAATCATAAAACTGATTTATACGTTTCTCCGCCACTGACTACAAATATTATCAGCTCGACCAGAAATACCAGGGAGTTGTGTTCACTCCTACGGAAATATGTGGTTATAAAATAACTGTGCTCatttatataaaagaaaatgttgtaatTCTTCTGTTACATTTGTCAGAGGCACCGCTgcagatttcctttttttttttttaacctgtagGACATAAAATCAATCAACATTTTGCATGGTGAATGCATCTTTAAAGTAAAGTAGCCATTAATTAGCTATTTGTTCTCAGTTGTGTCATTTAGAGCCCAAACAAAcagtcaattaatcgattaaatCATCTACAAAAATAAAGgtcaacaattttgataatagatGTATTGTTTGAGCTCGGTATCGTTAAATTTTTTGACACGGATACCTCGACTTCGATAATGGTTCCTGAACGATACCAGTTTAATGAAATCCATTTTAACAAAAGatcacattacacatacacGTGGTGAGCTCGAGGCAGCCAGCTCCATTACATCTTGGCCAAACAAGCATGCTGCATTCTTATTGGCTCACTGAAAAGTACATAAAAGTATCAAAGTTCGATACCCAGCGCTACGTTTGAGTTGATCAATCATCAAAAAATTGTTCTGAATTCAAACATCTTAAATGTGTATTTGCTGgtcttctctgtttttatctgattataTATTCAAAGACATTGGGTAATAAGACAATTGAagattgattaattgaaaatatattaaatatattcatatatagtcagggctccagactaaaTTTTCAAACTGGTTACACTGGTGCgcttaacttttcattttggagcaccagcacataatttaggtgcatacaataatacattttctaaCACATTATCTAACTGATTGGTGCAAATACGTGTTTTCCTTCACTTAAATTACAAGCAACAAGAAATTGCAGCGACCTCGgtttcttaaaaaacaaactgctaaATTTCAGGCGAACTGGtgcgaccaatgaaaatgttgagtTGCACTTGAAAGATTACTGCGTGCGTGTGCAGCAAAAATAGTTGCACCCTGGAGTAAAAATTTGCAGCACTAACATAATGCATTatgaattatatatatacattttctttcaggAAGGAAATTAGTGTTGCAGTTGATCTTCTGTTTTTATATCTCATTCCCTTCTCTGTTTTCCCTGCTATTCTCTCTGTTACTTTCTCTTTTCCATCTCTCCTCATCTTCCCGCCTCTTTGCTTTTCTGCCTCAACAGGAAGACGGTCCTTCAGGCAGACAGGCCACCATGGTGCCTCTGGTTATCCCTGTATCTGTGCCGGTGCACCGGAATCAAACAGATCCTCAGGGCAGTGGCTGGACTCATGGACGACTCGGCCTGGCTGAGCGACCTGCAGGACAGCCCGATCGCAAACCCTCTGTCATAGTGGCTCGTCGGCGGTCGCTCCGAAACTCCATGACGGAGAGTTTTGGCCAGGTTAGTAGTGTAAGGAGATGAGGTTTGAATGCCAAAGATTAAGGATAGTCTGAATTCACTCCAGCCTCTTATACGTCAGTGTTGCCTACAGTGGTAGAAAAAGTATTCAGAGTTCTCGCTGAAGTCAAAGGTGCAATTTAACAattcaaaaaataaaccaaGTTAAAAGTCCTGTATTCAAAAAGTATGAAAGTATTACTAGCAAAAGTAGGAGTCATAATCAAGCAGTAGAATGGCCCCTGGGTgatatattacattattgtattattattac
This window harbors:
- the mideasa gene encoding mitotic deacetylase associated SANT domain protein a isoform X1 — encoded protein: MSLPPQVNTDKSGKHRAAAMKEPVQQDVYYGIGPPASESSHSDSASVSGVYNPEKGPQSLPHYPQAAPVKWMHQDSVQAPGWSQEAPVPAWGQNFGPYMSGVNVRGQMAFHKGVHEGVALPMGGENQLPGAPVEAYRDATQGQVQGRGLEWEQHAVAAMHQAQLQAYQHAHKGVEHQGQPHGPSHTLQPPMLQPFQATFRPSKQQFSSGYYPVFPGNKGVASLPYGEQPKTQQQLLHQMQQQQMHHHHQQQQQQQQQQLHQQHQLQLQQQQQHLQQQQQQQQIQHHQMQQQQMQQMQQQYHQQQLQERQQQIQQMQQQQQQLQQQNVPQQETTQLQVQPKQQQTQNFVTYQSPEPRPPDTVPKKEDFQSVEPQQEPDAQTDVSPITNPDPEKVATNPAEPSDSPLDTPTAAPRRSRRLSRDGQSPLGPPSTNVWSQASKEPPPSQNGLAGVRAVKGGESQAPTGGVIQITSRRRRASKEINLETLAQQASKMEPAKMEDGPSGRQATMVPLVIPVSVPVHRNQTDPQGSGWTHGRLGLAERPAGQPDRKPSVIVARRRSLRNSMTESFGQDGESDPGLDEDGKSKFKRRPRPEPLIIPPHKPSTFIPPSLYSSISSYQSNLRSPVRLPDNPTLLPPYTPPPILSPVREGSGLYFSTILTNIAGNQILPPPPLPPPPTPKSTTRSLLRSTSSDITPPVLPLCADATPVSLEPRINIGLKYQAEIPELQEQLSSQVDQHKADLVWLPVDDSNLKHQERMEDLMHMACSSVLRGGGTNQELVLHCLHECGGDFLETLGRLMHQDPVFPKGHQLANYHYSGSDCWTPEEKRYFNKGISAYRKDFFMVQKLFTQGNGAFHKVVDATSRIGKSANETTLQVRSKTVAQCVEFYYTYKKQVKVGRNGILTFGPPDSPEEKHQEAVVDVKSSQQSKLADGDVKMEVSSYDQSHESSQQARVAQSLQAHDYAGTMVMMKEPVTVNKVHHPAAAHRPRAEPAAKKSKAPVKPPQDPDAIFPCKKCGRVFYKVKSRSAHMKSHAEQEKKAAALRQKEEEEKAAAEARARKAAAVAAAAAAVHQRGTGNGVTEQAEGSSQEDSSEVEDDDDEDWH
- the mideasa gene encoding mitotic deacetylase associated SANT domain protein a isoform X2, with the translated sequence MSLPPQVNTDKSGKHRAAAMKEPVQQDVYYGIGPPASESSHSDSASVSGVYNPEKGPQSLPHYPQAAPVKWMHQDSVQAPGWSQEAPVPAWGQNFGPYMSGVNVRGQMAFHKGVHEGVALPMGGENQLPGAPVEAYRDATQGQVQGRGLEWEQHAVAAMHQAQLQAYQHAHKGVEHQGQPHGPSHTLQPPMLQPFQATFRPSKQQFSSGYYPVFPGNKGVASLPYGEQPKTQQQLLHQMQQQQMHHHHQQQQQQQQQQLHQQHQLQLQQQQQHLQQQQQQQQIQHHQMQQQQMQQMQQQYHQQQLQERQQQIQQMQQQQQQLQQQNVPQQETTQLQVQPKQQQTQNFVTYQSPEPRPPDTVPKKEDFQSVEPQQEPDAQTDVSPITNPDPEKVATNPAEPSDSPLDTPTAAPRRSRRLSRDGQSPLGPPSTNVWSQASKEPPPSQNGLAGVRAVKGGESQAPTGGVIQITSRRRRASKEINLETLAQQASKMEPAKMEDGPSGRQATMVPLVIPVSVPVHRNQTDPQGSGWTHGRLGLAERPAGQPDRKPSVIVARRRSLRNSMTESFGQDGESDPGLDEDGKSKFKRRPRPEPLIIPPHKPSTFIPPSLYSSISSYQSNLRSPVRLPDNPTLLPPYTPPPILSPVREGSGLYFSTILTNIAGNQILPPPPLPPPPTPKSTTRSLLRSTSSDITPPVLPLCADATPVSLEPRINIGLKYQAEIPELQEQLSSQVDQHKADLVWLPVDDSNLKHQERMEDLMHMACSSVLRGGGTNQELVLHCLHECGGDFLETLGRLMHQDPVFPKGHQLANYHYSGSDCWTPEEKRYFNKGISAYRKDFFMVQKLVRSKTVAQCVEFYYTYKKQVKVGRNGILTFGPPDSPEEKHQEAVVDVKSSQQSKLADGDVKMEVSSYDQSHESSQQARVAQSLQAHDYAGTMVMMKEPVTVNKVHHPAAAHRPRAEPAAKKSKAPVKPPQDPDAIFPCKKCGRVFYKVKSRSAHMKSHAEQEKKAAALRQKEEEEKAAAEARARKAAAVAAAAAAVHQRGTGNGVTEQAEGSSQEDSSEVEDDDDEDWH